GCCAGCTCTCGTGCCAGCACATAGGCCAGTCCCACACCGGCGAGGCCCGCGTACGGCGATCCTTCGGGTGTGGTGGCTGGATGAATCAGTGCCAGGGCTTTGGGTCGCGATGCGGGCAGTGTGTGGTGATCCGTCAGGATCACTTCAACGTTGAGTTCTTCGGCTCTGGTCAGCGCTTCATGGGCTGCCACACCGTTGTCGACAGTGACGAGAAGACCCACCCCCGCTGTGTGCAACTCCTCCACCATTCCAGGATTCAGTCCGTAGCCATCGGCCATGCGACTGGGGATTGCGGCTTGGGGTGCGGCGCCCATCGCTGCGAAGGCCCGCATCAGCAACGCAGTGCTGGTCATGCCATCGGCGTCGTAATCGCCGCAAATGGCGATCGCCTCATGGTCATGACAAGCCTTTTTCAGACGCTGGAGCGCTGCTTCCAACTCAGGAAAGTGGTCATGTGCTGCCGGGAGCGGCTGGTCACTCAGCAAGGCCTCGAGGCTTGCGTTGGTGTGAAGCCCTCTTCGGAACAGAACAGCTTTCAGTGCTGGCGGCAGATTCACCGGATGCAGAGGGTCTCCCTCGATCGGCGCGGGAAGTTGCCATTGCTGTTCCCTCTGCCCGGCCAATCTGTTTGCAATCGATCGATGGCTGCATTGTGATGCTTTTGCACAGCTCAGAGATCCACCAAGCTGGAGATTGGTTTGATCCGTTGTTATGCCCAGCCTGCAAGCAGTGTTTTGGGATGTGGATGGGACGCTTGCTGAGACGGAACTCCAGGGCCATCGCCTGGCCTACAACCGTGCATTCAAGGAGTTCGGGCTGGATTGGATCTGGGATGAGGATCTCTACACCGATCTGCTGACCATTCCAGGCGGCCGACAACGGATGCAGAGTTACAGCGAGCGGCTGGGACAACGCCTGAATGATGCTTCGCTCGATCGACTGCGGGTGATCAAACAACGCCATTACCTTGATGTGGTGGCATCGGGTGCTGTTCAGCTCAGGCCAGGAGTTCCAGATCTTCTTGTGGAGCTCAACGCTTCAGGTGTGCAGCAGTGGATTGTGACCAGCAGTGGAAAGGCTTCCGTTAAAGCGCTGCTGCGTTCGCTGAGCACTGACATCAAGGATGTCTTTCAGGGCATGGTCACCGCCGACGATGTCGAGCACCACAAACCAAACCCTCATCCCTATCTGCGCGCTCTGGAATGGAGTGATGTCTCTTCTGACCATGCATTGGCCGTTGAGGATTCAGCAGCTGGCCTTCAGTCGGCCTGCAGTGCACGTCTTCGTTGTCTGATGACCCCTTCAGCCTGGGATCAGGATTGGCAGTTGTTTTCTGAACGGGCGCAGGCGGTTGTGGACCATCTCGGAGGTGAGCAAGCTCCGACCGTCCATCACGGACCCACTTGTGCTGAAGGCAGGATCACGCTGGAGTACCTGCAATCGCTGCTCTCATTTCCGCTTCGATGACGGTTCAGATCACCCGCTACGAGCAACTGCAGAGACGGGTCGGGGTCCATATGGCTCAGGCTCTTGTGGGACCCTGGCGGCGTCGCAGTGTGGGTGTTCTCTCCCTGCTGATTGGTTTCATCATCGGCAGCAACGTGACAATGTATTGGTTTCAACGTTCTGGTCAGAATCGACCTGCTGCGGTGTTGGCCATGGTGGTCATCCTCGAAGTGATGGTGAGACTGAGAAGCACCGTCAGACGCGAACCCTGGCCCTTGTCATGGCTGGCGCTGGATAACCTCCGAATTGGAACGGTGTACGCCGTCGTTTTGGAGGCGTTCAAACTTGGGTCTTAACCATCAGAGTGCCTGGCTTCCGCATCCAGCCCCAGAGGGGTTTGAGACGTTTGTGAATTCCCTGGGTTGGACCTCGAACCATGCCTGGTGTGAACACTGGGATGCACTGGGTGGTCTGTCCTTCGCGCGGGAGTCGTGGCCTGTTCCTGTGGATGATTCATGGGTGGCCTTCCTCGCTTTGCCGCTCCTCAGCCGTATCGAACAGGCTCTTGCCTGTGGGCGTCCCACCCTGTTGGGTGTGAGTGCCTTGCCAGGCTGTGGAAAATCCACGCTATGCAGCTGGGTCAAGACGGCGTCGGTTCAGCTCGGCTGGCGTGTGGAACATCTATCGCTGGATGACTTCTATTGGCCCGCAGAAGCTCTCGAACGGAGCATGGCAGGAAAT
This region of Synechococcus sp. NOUM97013 genomic DNA includes:
- a CDS encoding HAD-IA family hydrolase, encoding MPSLQAVFWDVDGTLAETELQGHRLAYNRAFKEFGLDWIWDEDLYTDLLTIPGGRQRMQSYSERLGQRLNDASLDRLRVIKQRHYLDVVASGAVQLRPGVPDLLVELNASGVQQWIVTSSGKASVKALLRSLSTDIKDVFQGMVTADDVEHHKPNPHPYLRALEWSDVSSDHALAVEDSAAGLQSACSARLRCLMTPSAWDQDWQLFSERAQAVVDHLGGEQAPTVHHGPTCAEGRITLEYLQSLLSFPLR
- a CDS encoding DUF565 domain-containing protein, translated to MTVQITRYEQLQRRVGVHMAQALVGPWRRRSVGVLSLLIGFIIGSNVTMYWFQRSGQNRPAAVLAMVVILEVMVRLRSTVRREPWPLSWLALDNLRIGTVYAVVLEAFKLGS